GCGCGCGAGATACAAGCCAAGGCCCAAGCCCTTTCCCGCGGGTTTTGTGGTTACGAAAGGTGTCCCGATGTGCTTGCGCAACGTCTCGGGCAGGCCGGCGCCATCGTCGTAGACCGTGATCTCGAGGCGATCGTCGGTCCATATCGCCTCTACCGCCACGGATTGCGCCGCCGCATCGGCGGCGTTGTTGAGCACATTGAGAAGCGCCTGTGTGAGGGTTCGATCGGCGATGATTTGCGCTGCCGGCTGAGGTCCGGAACGCTTCACCCGCGGCGCGAGCCCGGGATGCAGCTGACGCCATTCGCCGATCAGATCGTCGAGATAGCGATCCAGATAAACGGGCCGCCCCGCGTCGGCTTGGGCCGCGCCCGAACGCGCCGCTATGCTCGACAGAATCCCTTTACAGCGCATCACCTGGCTGTGCAATAGCTGAAGTTTTTCCGTGAGCGTCTCGTTGTCCTCATAGTCGCGTTCCAATTCCTTGGCCAAGATTGCGATCGTCGCGAGCGGGGTCCCGAGCTCGTGGGCCGTTCCGGCGGCCAGCGAGCCCAAGGCCGCGAGTTGGCCGGCTTCGAGCGCTTTTTCCCGGGCCTGCGCAAGGTCCCGATCGTGTTGGCGTAAGGTGGAGCCCATGCGCGCCACGAAATACGCCACGACCATGGCGCTCAATAGAAACCCGAGCCACATCCCCCAGACATGGAAGGCAAACTCATGTCCGATCTGGGTGCTCTCCGGAGGATGGACCTCTACGTAAAGCGGGTGCACATGAACGAACAAAAGCCCGGTGTAAAAGAGCGCCGCCTCGGCGGCAATGATCCAGGTGTAGCGGCGCGGCAAGAGGGCCGCGGCGACGATGACGGGTAAAAGTAGCAAGGATGCGAATGGGTTAGCCGATCCTCCTGTAAACAATAACAGCACCGCCAGCCCGAGGACATCGACGAGAAGCTGTGTCAGGATGCTGCGCTCCGAAACCGGAATCCCCGATTGAAGGGTGCGCCAACTGAAAAACGTGAAACCGCCGAGAGCGATGATTACAATCGCCACGGGCAGTATTGAGGGCGGCATCGCCAGGATATAATGCGCGGCAATGGCGGCGGCGAGTTGCCCGCAGATCACGACGACCCGCACCAGCAATAAGTACTGAAGGCAGAGCTTCGACAGCGCGCTGTCGCGGGGGGCTGGATCGGCGTTCGTGTCTGTAAGCATCTTTGGAGTCCGGAAACCGGTGCGTCGCGGCCGTCCTGGAGCTGGCTGTCAGACCGCACGATGTTATTCTAGCATTGCCGTTGCGAGAAACCTTATCCGGACAACGGGCCGATTCACTGGCAAACATGAGCAACAAACCACAGCGCCTTGGTAAATACCGTATTGTGAGGGAGCTATCCCGCAACAGTTCAGCGGCGGTTTTCCTCGCCCAAGATCCCTACGTCGATCGCCCGGTTGCGCTCAAGGTTCCTGCGGCGAGCATCGCGGAGGCTGCTCCGGAGGAAATCCGGAATCGATTTTTTATCGAGGCGCAAGCAACCGCGGCGTTGCGTCATCCCAGCATCGTGCAAGTATTCGACGCCGGAATCGAGGGTGATACCTGTTATATCGCGATGGAGTACATCGTGGAGGGGGCGACGCTTAAAGCGCATTGTACGCCGGATCGCCTGTTGCCGGTGGAGCGTGTCGTCGAGCTTATTTTTAGATGTGCGAAAGCCCTGGATCATGCGCACGCGCAGGGTGTGTTACACCGCGACATCAAGCCTACCAATCTCTTATTGACTCCCGAGGGCGAGGTCAAGATCGGCGATTTCGGTATCGCTTACATCAACCGCGGAAACAGCAAGGAAGGCCTGACGCTCGGCTTCGCGGGCTCGCCAGGCTATATGTCGCCCGAGCAGGTCCAAGAGGAGCCCATCTCGGGCCAAACCGATCTCTTTTCCCTGGGCGTGGTCATGTATGAAATGCTGACCGGCCGGCATCCCTTCTACGCCCAGCGTTTCTCGGAGGTGATCCATCGCGTCGTTAACGAGGATCCGGCGCCGATGAGCGCACACCGGCCCGATACGTCCCCCGTCTTGGAACGCATCGTCGGGCGTGCGCTCGAAAAAGCACCGGCGAGCCGATATAAACGCGGCCTCGATTTGGCTTCGGATCTCGCGGCGATCTTCGGATCTCTATGGGTGCCCGCACGCGACATATCGCTGAGCGAACGCTTTCAAGAGCTGCGGCGGCTCGCGGTTTTTTCCGAGTTTAGCGATGAAGACCTGTGGACGATTATCCGCGGCAGTATCCGGCAAG
This sequence is a window from Pseudomonadota bacterium. Protein-coding genes within it:
- a CDS encoding serine/threonine-protein kinase; translated protein: MSNKPQRLGKYRIVRELSRNSSAAVFLAQDPYVDRPVALKVPAASIAEAAPEEIRNRFFIEAQATAALRHPSIVQVFDAGIEGDTCYIAMEYIVEGATLKAHCTPDRLLPVERVVELIFRCAKALDHAHAQGVLHRDIKPTNLLLTPEGEVKIGDFGIAYINRGNSKEGLTLGFAGSPGYMSPEQVQEEPISGQTDLFSLGVVMYEMLTGRHPFYAQRFSEVIHRVVNEDPAPMSAHRPDTSPVLERIVGRALEKAPASRYKRGLDLASDLAAIFGSLWVPARDISLSERFQELRRLAVFSEFSDEDLWTIIRGSIRQEFSEDDPILTGGEIEDALYIIVEGSAVVVQAKKKMALLNEGGCFGEIGKITEGARAAAIIANRHCSVLKVNETMLEQLSPECQLRFYRLFMKSVLQRLASMTEFALK
- a CDS encoding ATP-binding protein, whose product is MLTDTNADPAPRDSALSKLCLQYLLLVRVVVICGQLAAAIAAHYILAMPPSILPVAIVIIALGGFTFFSWRTLQSGIPVSERSILTQLLVDVLGLAVLLLFTGGSANPFASLLLLPVIVAAALLPRRYTWIIAAEAALFYTGLLFVHVHPLYVEVHPPESTQIGHEFAFHVWGMWLGFLLSAMVVAYFVARMGSTLRQHDRDLAQAREKALEAGQLAALGSLAAGTAHELGTPLATIAILAKELERDYEDNETLTEKLQLLHSQVMRCKGILSSIAARSGAAQADAGRPVYLDRYLDDLIGEWRQLHPGLAPRVKRSGPQPAAQIIADRTLTQALLNVLNNAADAAAQSVAVEAIWTDDRLEITVYDDGAGLPETLRKHIGTPFVTTKPAGKGLGLGLYLARTTLDRLGGTLDLEERRPSGVCVKIGLPLTPLMTAKPL